A genome region from Vespa velutina chromosome 18, iVesVel2.1, whole genome shotgun sequence includes the following:
- the LOC124955435 gene encoding RIB43A-like with coiled-coils protein 2 isoform X1: MYAYVDVPEDNTQTKRPLELARRRTCIEMLKFPRTTGEDRRIAASIERRRQIEEERKKRIFNPRFRNIGIDKEFLDRQVEEKRQQREEERAKECQLDESLVRSSKIALQLEKEQAEEKRRINEEIEAFRRLHQRREDRRDYDLYDPDTLRTSLPCRVSDDDPRLGLASAQKFEGEDYNFREQDRMKKEEMRWWIEKQRKERETAEKERKDAEKAYQEAVVSRDKRAVELEKLERECRRRLSEATASFNRALAEEQEHRRLCEAAQDEEDKKAEIYNHVTGDFLTEAPEQAESNRGPKKPLASRYKGMTADQLKVFRDEQARQMEEIQKMKLDEKRINVEWDRLMNAHAETAEAYQRELDRKKTELNKKIAEENLRLAEEQKSYQEYLNRVVYKNKPSLEYFLQFNKGTR, encoded by the exons CAAGAGACCGCTTGAATTGGCTCGTCGTCGAACTTGCATCGAGATGCTAAAATTTCCACGTACCACCGGGGAGGATCGAAGAATCGCGGCGAGTATCGAAAGGAGACGgcaaatagaagaagaaagaaaaaaacgtatcTTTAATCCTCGCTTCAGAAATATCGGA ATCGACAAGGAATTCTTGGATCGACAAGTGGAGGAAAAGAGACAGCAACGCGAGGAAGAACGCGCTAAGGAATGCCAGCTAGACGAGAGTCTTGTACGCAGCAGCAAGATCGCTTTGCAATTGGAAAAGGAACAAGCAGAG GAAAAACGACGGATAAACGAAGAGATCGAAGCGTTTCGTCGACTCCACCAGAGACGCGAGGACCGTCGGGATTACGATCTTTACGATCCGGATACTCTGAGGACGTCGCTACCTTGTCGAGTCAGTGACGATGATCCACGTTTGGGACTGGCCTCGGCTCAAAA ATTCGAAGGTGAGGATTACAACTTTCGAGAACAAGATCgaatgaagaaagaggaaatgcGTTGGTGGATCGAGAAGCAAAGGAAGGAACGCGAGACGGcggaaaaggaacgaaaggatGCCGAGAAAGCGTACCAGGAAGCCGTTGTCTCGAGGGACAAACGTGCCGTCGAGTTGGAAAAGTTGGAGCGTGAATGTCGTCGAAGGTTGAGCGAGGCCACCGCGAGTTTTAACAGGGCACTG GCGGAGGAGCAAGAACACCGACGACTTTGCGAAGCCGCTCAAGACGAGGAGGACAAGAAGGCGGAAATCTACAATCACGTGACCGGAGATTTCCTGACGGAAGCCCCCGAGCAAGCGGAGAGCAACCGTGGACCGAAGAAACCGCTCGCATCGCGTTACAAGGGCATGACGGCCGATCAACTCAAGGTCTTCAGAGACGAGCAAGCACGACAAATGGAGGAAATCCAG aaaatgaaattggaTGAGAAACGAATAAACGTGGAATGGGACCGACTGATGAACGCGCACGCTGAAACAGCCGAGGCTTATCAACGTGAGCTCGATCGAAAGAAGAC GGAACTCAATAAGAAGATCGCGGAGGAAAACTTGAGGCTCGCCGAGGAACAAAAGTCTTATCAGGAGTATTTGAATCGCGTCGTATATAAGAACAAACCATCCCTTGAATATTTCTTGCAGTTCAACAAGGGAACGcgttaa
- the LOC124955435 gene encoding RIB43A-like with coiled-coils protein 2 isoform X2: MLKFPRTTGEDRRIAASIERRRQIEEERKKRIFNPRFRNIGIDKEFLDRQVEEKRQQREEERAKECQLDESLVRSSKIALQLEKEQAEEKRRINEEIEAFRRLHQRREDRRDYDLYDPDTLRTSLPCRVSDDDPRLGLASAQKFEGEDYNFREQDRMKKEEMRWWIEKQRKERETAEKERKDAEKAYQEAVVSRDKRAVELEKLERECRRRLSEATASFNRALAEEQEHRRLCEAAQDEEDKKAEIYNHVTGDFLTEAPEQAESNRGPKKPLASRYKGMTADQLKVFRDEQARQMEEIQKMKLDEKRINVEWDRLMNAHAETAEAYQRELDRKKTELNKKIAEENLRLAEEQKSYQEYLNRVVYKNKPSLEYFLQFNKGTR; the protein is encoded by the exons ATGCTAAAATTTCCACGTACCACCGGGGAGGATCGAAGAATCGCGGCGAGTATCGAAAGGAGACGgcaaatagaagaagaaagaaaaaaacgtatcTTTAATCCTCGCTTCAGAAATATCGGA ATCGACAAGGAATTCTTGGATCGACAAGTGGAGGAAAAGAGACAGCAACGCGAGGAAGAACGCGCTAAGGAATGCCAGCTAGACGAGAGTCTTGTACGCAGCAGCAAGATCGCTTTGCAATTGGAAAAGGAACAAGCAGAG GAAAAACGACGGATAAACGAAGAGATCGAAGCGTTTCGTCGACTCCACCAGAGACGCGAGGACCGTCGGGATTACGATCTTTACGATCCGGATACTCTGAGGACGTCGCTACCTTGTCGAGTCAGTGACGATGATCCACGTTTGGGACTGGCCTCGGCTCAAAA ATTCGAAGGTGAGGATTACAACTTTCGAGAACAAGATCgaatgaagaaagaggaaatgcGTTGGTGGATCGAGAAGCAAAGGAAGGAACGCGAGACGGcggaaaaggaacgaaaggatGCCGAGAAAGCGTACCAGGAAGCCGTTGTCTCGAGGGACAAACGTGCCGTCGAGTTGGAAAAGTTGGAGCGTGAATGTCGTCGAAGGTTGAGCGAGGCCACCGCGAGTTTTAACAGGGCACTG GCGGAGGAGCAAGAACACCGACGACTTTGCGAAGCCGCTCAAGACGAGGAGGACAAGAAGGCGGAAATCTACAATCACGTGACCGGAGATTTCCTGACGGAAGCCCCCGAGCAAGCGGAGAGCAACCGTGGACCGAAGAAACCGCTCGCATCGCGTTACAAGGGCATGACGGCCGATCAACTCAAGGTCTTCAGAGACGAGCAAGCACGACAAATGGAGGAAATCCAG aaaatgaaattggaTGAGAAACGAATAAACGTGGAATGGGACCGACTGATGAACGCGCACGCTGAAACAGCCGAGGCTTATCAACGTGAGCTCGATCGAAAGAAGAC GGAACTCAATAAGAAGATCGCGGAGGAAAACTTGAGGCTCGCCGAGGAACAAAAGTCTTATCAGGAGTATTTGAATCGCGTCGTATATAAGAACAAACCATCCCTTGAATATTTCTTGCAGTTCAACAAGGGAACGcgttaa